The Verrucomicrobiia bacterium region GACCCGTCGGGAAAGTGCCTTGCCCGCTCGGTGCGGAGACCGATGCGGCCTTCGGGAACGGTCCGCCAAACTCTTCGGATCCTTCCCCGATTGCCGATACCGCTTCCACCACTTGTAAAACGTCTTGGGCCGAATCGGATAGCGGCGGCAAATCCCGGCTACCGGCCGACCACCCTCATGCTCCCGAATCCATTGCAACCGCCAGCGAATCGGCGTATACTGTCCCTCACCAGGCACGGGTACCCTCCTTGTTTTTTCATTCCAAACCCAAAACTAACAAGTGTTACCCATGTCTGGGTACTGTACAAAAAAAAGAGTTATTCCCCTTGACACATAAACGGGCGATTGCCATCTTTAGGCGAAAGTAAAAGCAGTATAACAGTAAAAAAGGAGGCCGGCTATGCGCAAAACGGGACTTTTGTTGCTCGCAGTTCTTTGCTGGACGATCGGACAACTTTCCGCTCAACCGGACCCGCGAGATTCGGTCATACTGGAATCAAAAATTGTCGCTCCAATCGCCGGCGCCAGCGGCAGCGGCGTGGTGCGGATGAAGGTTTGGATTACCAATCGGGATTCATTAACCTATCTTACTCTGCCCTTGATAGAGACTTCCACCTCCGGCGGGGCGTATATGATTTTGTCGCGTCCCCGGAC contains the following coding sequences:
- a CDS encoding helix-turn-helix domain-containing protein, with amino-acid sequence MPGEGQYTPIRWRLQWIREHEGGRPVAGICRRYPIRPKTFYKWWKRYRQSGKDPKSLADRSRRPHRSPHRAGKALSRRV